From a region of the Fusarium verticillioides 7600 chromosome 9, whole genome shotgun sequence genome:
- a CDS encoding hypothetical protein (At least one base has a quality score < 10): MPSETQDAPGIAALPPTKPADAPRRCFICLTDEDPSDPPGSWVDPCGCTLEAHQDCMLSWVTDCERSNKPLQCPVCKDRIQLEGLWDPIVVMTDAVANKFTRASPFMLLSSVTLGVQFSLQMYGAFAMWAFSGREALVDYVLGHEIWVHGEASRILMSGGERLGNALVLTNVGPALLVGQLMPWFGNKIFLSTASLYGVYQVMHDDAFLTWPPSPQLAMAVFPYVRSAYLNLWREFVFPSVVNLNRQIMGLPPVEPRRDQPPANERQPEQRNGEGGVVGFLNGLIEALEGDDIDEDGQDDDGAGGQDADGEQGGGVVIELVIEEVDRDDQEGFDVEPAGQNEMAPQGPVDDVPVPRPTGEEAQGAADEPRNPARVPEEPAQGADAVPAVVPDAGNGDQAARQNQHEAPQAPPARRPGLGTILSGVSNAIVSALILPGVSFAMGEVLRLALPKQWTAASSFPRGSTMRPGLLQQQWGRSLVGGCLYVVLKDFLRLYTKYRKVAAIGNRKVKNVDRARRRAGK; the protein is encoded by the exons ATGCCGTCAGAAACCCAAGATGCACCCGGCATAGCCGCTCTGCCTCCAACGAAACCGGCCGATGCACCCCGACGATGCTTCATCTGCTTGACCGATGAAGATCCCTCAGATCCCCCGGGATCATGGGTCGACCCCTGCGGATGCACCCTCGAAGCCCACCAGGACTGCATGCTTTCATGGGTAACGGATTGTGAACGCTCCAACAAACCTCTCCAATGTCCAGTATGCAAGGATCGTATTCAGCTGGAAGGACTGTGGGATCCTATCGTTGTTATGACGGATGCCGTTGCAAACAAGTTCACTCGCGCGAGCCCTTTCATGTTGCTCTCGTCAGTTACACTCGGAGTGCAGTTCAGTCTCCAGATGTATGGCGCATTCGCTATGTGGGCTTTCTCAGGCCGCGAGGCTCTAGTCGACTATGTCCTTGGTCACGAGATCTGGGTTCATGGAGAGGCATCCCGGATTTTGATGTCTGGGGGTGAAAGACTAGGCAATGCACTGGTTTTAACCAACGTGGGACCGGCTCTGCTGGTCGGACAGCTTATGCCATGGTTTGGCAACAAGATCTTTCTCTCCACAGCTTCACTG TATGGCGTTTATCAAGTCATGCATGACGATGCTTTCTTGACTTGGCCTCCATCACCCCAACTCGCGATGGCAGTGTTTCCGTACGTGCGGTCTGCCTACCTTAATCTCTGGCGCGAATTTGTCTTCCCTTCTGTAGTCAACCTCAATCGACAGATCATGGGGCTCCCCCCAGTCGAACCCCGACGAGATCAGCCTCCTGCCAACGAGCGACAACCCGAACAGCGGAACGGAGAGGGCGGTGTTGTGGGTTTTCTCAATGGGCTCATTGAAGCTCTCGAAGGCGATGAcatcgatgaggatggccaggatgatgatggcgccGGCGGTCAAGACGCGGATGGTGAGCAGGGCGGAGGAGTTGTTATCGAACTGGTCATAGAGGAGGTTGATCGAGATGACCAAGAAggctttgatgttgagccAGCAGGACAAAACGAAATGGCTCCACAGGGACCAGTCGACGATGTACCTGTGCCGCGTCCGACGGGTGAGGAGGCTCAAGGGGCAGCAGATGAGCCTCGCAACCCAGCCCGTGTTCCTGAAGAACCAGCCCAGGGTGCAGATGCCGTCCCAGCTGTTGTACCCGATGCAGGAAATGGAGATCAAGCTGCTCGACAAAACCAGCACGAAGCCCCCCAAGCGCCGCCCGCCCGCCGACCGGGTCTAGGAACGATTCTATCCGGAGTATCTAATGCCATAGTAAGCGCACTTATCCTTCCTGGTGTGTCGTTTGCCATGGGTGAGGTTTTACGCCTAGCCCTACCTAAACAATGGACTGCTGCATCTTCCTTTCCACGGGGAAGCACTATGCGTCCAGGACTGCTCCAGCAACAATGGGGGCGAAGTCTCGTCGGCGGGTGTCTCTACGTTGTACTCAAAGATTTTCTTAGACTGTATACCAAGTACCGCAAGGTAGCTGCTATAGGTAATAGGAAGGTCAAGAATGTTGACAGAGCCCGACGGCGAGCTGGGAaatga
- a CDS encoding protein phosphatase — protein sequence MASTHNSKQRLALAICDFLSASTNDGTLTADDKDSIDVAINCIAESFKVDPSDTSAVQAAIGSQNLLQIYSVFEKARADKPAAAAPTPAPVELTDEQKKEAEALKSKGNAAMAQKDYRAAIDFYTQALAINANNAVYLSNRAAAHSANKDHASARSDAEAAVAIDPAYTKAWSRLGLARFALGDARGAMEAYDRGIQHEGNGGSDAMKKGYETAKRRVQEMEAEEDSLPRASPSAGGDLGAGGMPDLGNLASMFGGGGSGGQGGGMPDLGSIMSNPMFANMAQKLMSNPDLMNNLMSNPRLREMADRYSTGGGMPDLNSLMSDPQIGEMARNMMGGGGNPFGGAGGAGAGAGGANGQGGSQQ from the exons ATG GCGTCTACTCACAACTCCAAGCAGCGCCTGGCGCTCGCTATCTGCGATTTCCTCTCCGCTTCGACAAATGACGGCACTCTCACCGCCGACGACAAGGACTCCATCGATGTGGCTATCAACTGTATCGCCGAATCCTTCAAGGTCGATCCCTCTGATACCTCCGCTGTCCAAGCCGCCATCGGATCTCAGAACCTCCTCCAGATCTACTCTGTATTCGAGAAGGCCCGCGCCGACAAGCccgccgctgctgctcctaCACCCGCACCCGTCGAGCTCACCGacgagcagaagaaggaggccgaggccCTGAAGTCAAAGGGAAATGCTGCCATGGCCCAGAAGGACTACCGTGCTGCCATCGACTTCTACACCCAGGCTCTGGCTAtcaacgccaacaacgcTGTCTACCTCTCCAACCGTGCCGCTGCCCACTCGGCCAACAAGGACCACGCTTCCGCCCGCTCTGACGCCGAGGCTGCCGTAGCCATCGACCCCGCTTATACTAAGGCCTGGTCCCGACTTGGTCTTGCTCGCTTCGCCCTCGGCGACGCTCGTGGTGCTATGGAGGCATACGACCGTGGTATCCAGCATGAGGGTAACGGTGGCTCTGACGCTATGAAGAAGGGCTACGAGACGGCCAAGCGCCGTGTtcaagagatggaggctgaggaggactCTCTTCCCCGTGCTTCTCCTAGCGCCGGCGGTGATCTCGGTGCTGGTGGCATGCCCGATCTCGGCAACCTTGCCAGCATGttcggcggtggtggttcCGGTGGCCAGGGCGGTGGTATGCCCGATCTTGGTAGCATCATGAGCAACCCAATGTTCGCCAACATGGCCCAGAAGCTCATGAGCAACCCTGACCTTATGAACAACCTCATGAGCAACCCCCGTCTACGCGAGATGGCCGACCGCTACTCAACTGGTGGTGGTATGCCTGACCTGAACAGCCTCATGTCCGACCCTCAGATCGGAGAGAT GGCCCGAAACATGATGGGCGGTGGTGGCAACCCTTTCGGAggcgctggtggtgctggtgccgGTGCCGGCGGTGCCAACGGACAAGGCGGTTCGCAACAGTAG
- a CDS encoding galactokinase: MTGTVPVANALSDIYPAAALAEQGPRWNSLLSKFESTYGHAASFVARSPGRVNIIGEHIDYSLYSVLPMAITADTLLAVSATPAAQDAKSFRIRIANVEDGKFEAADFEVPFDGDVSIDATKLEWTNYFKSGLRGVLDLLRNKYGKDFKPCSMNLLMDGTVPVGGGLSSSAAVVSTSSLAIMLANGEKTVDKTELTELAIVNERAVGVNSGGMDQAASVFSEKGAATFVSFSPSLKAKPVHFPPTNPEITFVIVQSFVTSNKQVTGPIHYNLRVVECSIAASYLNAVLNPPGTQLPEDAGPLGVSLGGFHETFFYHQSGSDYSAAKTLTKEEELEKLIEITEKTLTQEEGYTREEVAKVLNITVEDLEKRFMSKLPVRAERFKLRQRALHVFKEAHRVLRFMKLLENPVHTGATDTTKFNKELGSLLNETQVSCRDLYECSCPELDEICAISLREGSYGARVTGAGWGGCSVHMVPADKVEAVTQALEREYFSKKNLTEDQKKGAVMVSRPATGSAIYYVKDGVKP; the protein is encoded by the exons ATGACTGGCACCGTGCCCGTTGCCAACGCCTTGAGCGACATCTATCCTGCTGCAGCGCTCGCTGAGCAAGGTCCACGATGGAatagccttctcagcaagtTTGAGTCTACCTACGGACATGCGGCTTCTTTTGTCGCTCGCTCCCCTGGACGAGTTAACATTATTGGAGAGCACATTGACTACTCTCTCTATTCGGTGCTTCCCATGGCCATTACTGCCGACACCCTTCTCGCCGTTTCCGCTACACCCGCCGCCCAAGACGCCAAGTCCTTTCGCATCCGCATCGCCAAcgttgaggatggcaagttTGAGGCCGCTGACTTTGAGGTCCCCTTTGATGGGGACGTTTCGATCGACGCGACCAAGCTAGAATGGACCAACTACTTCAAGAGCGGCCTAAGGGGTGTGCTGGACCTGTTGAGGAACAAGTATGGAAAGGATTTCAAACCATGCAGCATGAATTTGCTTATGGATGGCACTGTACCTGTTGGTGGAGGACTTAGCTCCAGTGCTGCTGTGGTCAGCACGAGTTCACTAGCTATCATGTTGGCCAATGGTGAGAAAACGGTGGACAAGACTGAGCTGACTGAGCTTGCCATCGTGAACGAGCGTGCGGTAGGAGTTAACTCGGGAGG CATGGATCAAGCTGCCTCTGTCTTCTCCGAGAAGGGTGCCGCTACCTTCGTGTCATTCAGTCCAAGCCTCAAGGCTAAGCCAGTTCACTTCCCTCCCACGAATCCCGAAATCACATTCGTTATCGTGCAGTCCTTTGTCACATCAAACAAGCAGGTCACAGGCCCCATCCACTACAACCTTCGCGTAGTAGAGTGTAGCATCGCTGCATCCTACCTCAACGCGGTTCTGAATCCACCCGGCACACAACTCCCCGAGGATGCGGGCCCCCTGGGCGTCAGTCTCGGAGGTTTCCATGAAACTTTCTTTTACCACCAGAGCGGCTCAGATTACTCCGCTGCCAAGACCCtgaccaaggaggaggagctaGAGAAGTTGATCGAGATCACTGAGAAGACCCTGACACAGGAGGAGGGATACACACGGGAGGAGGTAGCCAAGGTTCTAAACATCACGgtcgaggatcttgagaagcgtTTCATGTCCAAGCTCCCAGTACGTGCCGAGCGCTTCAAGCTTCGGCAGCGAGCTCTGCATGTGTTCAAGGAGGCACACCGAGTTCTCCGTTTCATGAAGCTGCTCGAGAACCCTGTCCACACAGGCGCTACCGACACAACCAAGTTTAACAAAGAACTCGGTTCGCTGCTGAACGAAACCCAAGTATCATGTCGAGATCTGTACGAGTGCAGCTGTCCtgagcttgacgagatcTGTGCTATTTCCCTTCGGGAAGGATCTTACGGAGCCCGTGTGACCGGTGCCGGTTGGGGAGGTTGCAGTGTGCACATGGTGCCGGCGGATAAGGTCGAGGCTGTGACACAGGCCCTGGAGCGGGAGTatttctccaagaagaacttgacGGAGgaccagaagaagggagCCGTTATGGTGAGCCGGCCGGCCACCGGAAGCGCCATCTACTATGTCAAGGACGGCGTGAAGCCTTAA
- a CDS encoding cytochrome P450, family 51 (sterol 14-demethylase), with the protein MFSLLYYPLWAFASCLAIITLNVLYQKLPRNANEPPLVFHWLPFFGNAVAYGLDPYGFFVKCREKHGDVFTFVLFGRKIVACLGVDGNDFVLNSRIQDANAEEIYGPLTTPVFGSDVVYDCPNSKLMEQKKFVKFGLTQKALESHVQLIEREVLEYIQAVPSFSEKSGTVDVSKAMAEITIFTAARSLQGEEVRRKLTAEFAALYHDLDLGFTPVNFLFPWLPLPHNRRRDAAHSKMREIYMGIINERRRGGGDLEKRTDMIANLMSCAYKNRQPIPDKEIAHMMITLLMAGQHSSSSASSWIVLHLASSPDITEELYQEQVINLSASGALPPLQYSDLDKLPLLQNVVKETLRVHSSIHSILRKVKRPMQAPGPPYTITTDKVILASPTVTALSEEHFPDAQRWNPHRWDNKPQEEAVTDEVIDYGYGAVSKGTKSPYLPFGAGRHRCIGEKYAYVNLGVIVATLVRNFRLSTLDGKPGVPATDFTSLFSRPAQPAYIKWERRKA; encoded by the exons ATGTTTTCACTCCTCTACTACCCTCTATGGGCCTTTGCTTCCTGCCTCGCtatcatcactctcaatgTATTATACCAGAAACTCCCTCGAAACGCCAACGAGCCTCCATTAGTGTTCCACTGGCTTCCGTTCTTCGGTAATGCTGTTGCTTATGGACTCGATCCTTATGGCTTCTTTGTGAAGTGCCGAGAAAAG CACGGCGATGTCTTCACCTTTGTCCTCTTCGGTCGAAAGATCGTTGcctgtcttggtgttgatggcaaTGACTTTGTTCTCAACAGTCGAATTCAAGACGCCAACGCCGAAGAAATCTACGGGCCATTGACAACGCCTGTCTTTGGCAGCGATGTCGTATACGATTGTCCAAACTCAAAGCTCATGGAGCAAAAAAAGTTTGTCAAGTTTGGTCTTACCCAAAAGGCTCTTGAGTCCCATGTTCAGTTGATCGAACGAGAGGTTTTAGAGTACATCCAAGCAGTACCTTCATTCTCTGAGAAGTCTGGCACAGTTGATGTATCCAAAGCGATGGCTGAGATCACCATCTTTACTGCTGCCCGTTCTCTgcaaggtgaagaagttCGACGGAAGCTTACCGCTGAGTTTGCAGCTCTGTATCATGACCTCGATCTAGGCTTTACTCCGGTCAACTTCCTGTTCCCCTGGCTACCTCTGCCTCACAACCGACGTCGAGACGCTGCTCAttcaaagatgagagagatctATATGGGCATTATCAATgaacgaagaagaggcgGAGGAGACTTGGAAAAAAGAACCGATATGATCGCCAACTTGATGAGTTGTGCCTACAAGAACAGGCAGCCCATTCCTGACAAGGAGATCGCACACATGATGATCACTCTTCTCATGGCCGGACAacactcttcatcatctgctaGTTCATGGATCGTACTGCATCTGGCTTCATCCCCTGATATCACTGAGGAACTCTACCAAGAGCAAGTCATCAACTTGAGTGCTAGCGGCGCTCTCCCACCCCTGCAGTACTCCGACCTCGACAAGCTCCCGCTTCTCCAGAATGTTGTCAAAGAAACACTCCGAGTTCATTCTTCTATCCACTCTATTCTGCGAAAGGTCAAGAGACCCATGCAAGCACCTGGCCCACCTtacaccatcaccaccgacAAGGTTATCCTCGCTTCACCAACTGTTACAGCGTTGAGTGAAGAACACTTCCCAGACGCCCAAAGATGGAATCCTCATCGGTGGGATAATAAGCCCCAGGAGGAGGCCGTGACGGACGAAGTCATTGACTACGGCTACGGTGCTGTCTCTAAAGGAACAAAAAGCCCATATTTACCCTTTGGTGCGGGCCGGCATCGATGTATCGGAGAGAAGTATGCTTATGTCAACTTAGGAGTTATCGTCGCGACGTTGGTGCGTAACTTCAGACTGTCGACTCTTGATGGCAAGCCTGGTGTTCCAGCAACCGACTTcacttctctcttctcgagaccAGCCCAACCTGCCTACATCAAATGGGAACGCAGGAAGGCTTAG